The Acidobacteriota bacterium genome includes a region encoding these proteins:
- a CDS encoding HD domain-containing protein → MRFEFIVRSGKEVGRIVSVPNGQTIALGRLKGCDVIVDDEAASRRHCTITARENLCVVADLQSANGTFVNERRIATTELAQGDKLRIGSTVLELIDTDAPGANSRTHSTTSLSIVESRSQTLVQRAVDPTKLEFLSQVSHRKDDAGLLVSAQKYLTTLHKVSDILSRAVGVEALFDSILSAILEVGGGDRAAILMRPADGSGATTQVDMVAVRTRDGSATGAVTLSRTVVNDVLERGISAYTDDALVDERYGGGESIVRQRIRSVMCAPMRTTDAILGVLYVDSQTAREFSDAELELLAAVGNQAGIALHRARLMAEVERLFLDVMKAIASIIDAKDGYTHKHSERVAAFGVRLAHQLGFDADSRAVVELSGLLHDVGKIGVPDAILNKPGKLTDSEFTEMRLHPLHGARILSNIQSQKVVSLLPGVKYHHERWDGKGYPEGLAGEEIPLLGRLLGVADFLDALTSDRSYRKGLPLEEALQMVKDLEGKAFDPVVVKAAVALHERGELALPSTPNPDVTKVEA, encoded by the coding sequence ATGCGCTTCGAGTTCATCGTCCGGTCCGGCAAGGAGGTCGGGCGGATCGTGTCGGTCCCCAACGGGCAGACCATCGCCCTGGGTCGCCTGAAGGGCTGCGACGTGATCGTGGACGACGAGGCGGCGTCGCGGCGCCACTGCACCATCACGGCGCGCGAAAACCTGTGCGTGGTGGCCGATCTGCAGTCGGCCAACGGGACCTTCGTCAACGAGCGCCGGATCGCCACCACCGAACTCGCGCAGGGCGACAAGCTTCGCATTGGCTCGACGGTCCTCGAACTGATCGACACCGACGCCCCGGGCGCGAACTCCCGCACCCACAGCACCACCTCGTTGAGCATCGTCGAGAGCCGCAGCCAGACGCTGGTGCAACGGGCCGTGGACCCGACCAAGCTCGAGTTCCTGTCGCAGGTCTCCCACCGAAAAGATGATGCCGGCCTGCTGGTGTCGGCGCAGAAATACCTGACGACGCTGCACAAGGTGTCGGACATCCTGTCGCGCGCGGTCGGCGTGGAAGCGTTGTTCGATTCCATCCTGTCGGCGATTCTCGAAGTGGGCGGCGGCGATCGCGCGGCGATCCTGATGCGGCCGGCCGACGGCAGCGGTGCCACCACCCAGGTTGACATGGTGGCGGTGCGGACCCGCGACGGCAGCGCCACCGGCGCGGTGACCCTGTCGCGCACCGTCGTCAACGACGTGCTCGAGAGGGGGATTTCGGCGTACACCGATGACGCCCTGGTCGACGAGCGGTACGGCGGCGGCGAGAGCATCGTGCGGCAGCGCATTCGCTCGGTGATGTGCGCGCCCATGCGCACGACCGACGCCATTCTCGGCGTGTTGTACGTGGACAGCCAGACCGCGCGCGAGTTCAGCGATGCCGAACTCGAACTGCTGGCCGCGGTGGGGAACCAGGCCGGCATCGCCCTGCACCGCGCCCGGCTGATGGCCGAAGTCGAGCGGTTGTTCCTGGACGTCATGAAGGCGATTGCCTCGATCATCGACGCCAAGGACGGCTACACGCACAAGCACTCGGAACGCGTCGCCGCTTTTGGCGTGCGCCTCGCGCACCAGCTGGGCTTCGATGCCGACAGCCGGGCGGTGGTTGAACTGTCAGGGTTGCTGCACGACGTGGGCAAGATCGGCGTGCCCGACGCGATCCTGAACAAGCCGGGCAAGCTCACGGATTCCGAGTTCACGGAGATGCGCCTGCACCCGCTGCACGGCGCGCGCATCCTGTCGAATATCCAGAGCCAGAAGGTGGTCAGCCTGCTGCCCGGGGTGAAGTATCACCACGAGCGCTGGGACGGGAAGGGGTACCCGGAAGGACTGGCAGGCGAGGAGATCCCGCTGCTTGGCCGGCTGCTTGGCGTGGCCGACTTCCTGGACGCGCTGACCTCGGACCGTTCCTATCGCAAGGGCCTCCCGCTCGAAGAGGCGCTGCAGATGGTGAAAGACCTGGAAGGGAAGGCGTTCGATCCGGTCGTGGTCAAGGCCGCGGTCGCACTGCACGAGAGGGGCGAGTTGGCGTTGCCCAGCACGCCCAATCCCGACGTGACGAAGGTCGAGGCCTGA
- a CDS encoding molybdopterin-dependent oxidoreductase, translated as MERQRALRAAVPGSFADRAPEGTGPVNRHGMPKLPTGQRPVPNWPVLDLGDSPTIALADWQLEVGGRCDNPFTVNWDQFLALPQAEDESDFHCVTTWSRMDNHWKGVRFRTIAELAVPSTDVTHVLCTGYDHMPGTRIPYTTNLPLERAVEDDVLLVHTWEGQPLPQEHGGPCRMITPKLYAWKGTKWIRKIEFLAGNKPGFWEERGYSDSAEPWFDDRYS; from the coding sequence ATAGAGAGACAACGCGCCCTGCGTGCCGCCGTGCCCGGGTCGTTCGCGGACCGCGCGCCCGAAGGCACCGGTCCGGTCAACCGCCACGGCATGCCCAAGCTGCCCACCGGCCAGCGCCCCGTGCCGAACTGGCCGGTGCTCGACCTGGGCGATTCGCCCACCATCGCGCTTGCCGACTGGCAACTCGAGGTCGGCGGACGCTGCGACAACCCATTCACCGTCAACTGGGATCAGTTCCTGGCCCTGCCGCAAGCCGAAGACGAAAGCGACTTCCACTGTGTGACGACGTGGAGCCGCATGGACAACCATTGGAAGGGGGTGCGGTTCCGGACGATCGCCGAGCTCGCGGTGCCCTCGACCGACGTGACCCACGTGCTGTGCACCGGTTACGACCATATGCCGGGCACGCGCATTCCGTACACCACCAACCTGCCACTCGAGCGCGCGGTGGAAGACGACGTGCTGCTCGTGCACACGTGGGAGGGCCAGCCACTGCCGCAGGAACACGGCGGCCCGTGCCGGATGATCACGCCGAAGCTGTACGCCTGGAAGGGCACCAAATGGATCCGGAAGATCGAGTTCCTGGCCGGTAACAAGCCGGGCTTCTGGGAAGAGCGCGGCTACTCGGATAGTGCCGAACCGTGGTTCGATGACCGATACTCTTGA
- the ligD gene encoding DNA ligase D: protein MTDTLDQGSGIRDQGTMFVAKDLRPMLATLPPQPPALTVAGFVYEPKYDGIRAIVEVVPGKTQATVRLWSRNGNEKTAQFPEIVDAVGKWGRKLPGPVVLDGEVTALDAHGKPTGFQRLQHRIHVSVPGYRSNKTQLSADEQPAALIVFDLLRDDGDDLRARPLTERRARLEQLFKKHQPASKALWLTEQAVGSGESLMARARQEEWEGLIVKLARSPYRPGKRSPEWMKVKLVKQDEFVIGGWTAPQGTRVHFGALILGTKGKSGALEHVGDVGTGFTGAELDRLMDLLKRIETPTCPFATRPKVKATAHWVKPILVAQVRYTEMTDEGRLRHPSYLGLRDDKAAKAVKVPTVPKVPRGPRVPKVLVESISANDVESLIDQLNALEKARKNGALKLPDGDTLEVTNLHKIFWPQGKHTKGDLIRHYARVAPYILPVIHNRPLVMKRSPNGVDAPFFYQHRAPDVPPPGVRSESLPDDDVPSRLIGGSLKTLLYMAQLASISMDPFFSTLDDLDAADQVAIDLDPQPGATFANILDVARSVQDELDRVNVPGFPKTSGSEGLHIFIPLPKGTPYQAGMLFCQIIATMVATKHPKVATVERSVRKRKEKTIYVDYLQNIQGKTLACAYSARVSPFAGVSTPLTWKEVHDSPKPQDFTIDTIAARLEKVGDLWESLRRHKGANLLAAIEKLSK from the coding sequence ATGACCGATACTCTTGATCAGGGATCAGGGATCAGGGATCAGGGCACGATGTTCGTCGCTAAAGATTTGCGGCCGATGCTGGCGACGCTGCCGCCGCAGCCCCCTGCGCTGACGGTGGCCGGGTTCGTGTACGAGCCCAAGTACGACGGCATTCGTGCCATCGTCGAGGTGGTGCCGGGAAAGACCCAAGCCACTGTGCGGCTGTGGTCGCGTAACGGCAACGAGAAGACCGCGCAGTTTCCGGAGATCGTGGACGCCGTGGGCAAATGGGGGCGCAAGCTGCCCGGTCCAGTCGTGCTCGACGGCGAAGTGACCGCGCTCGACGCCCATGGCAAGCCCACCGGCTTTCAGCGCCTGCAGCACCGCATTCACGTCAGCGTGCCTGGGTATCGATCGAACAAGACGCAGTTGTCGGCGGATGAACAACCCGCCGCCCTGATCGTGTTCGACCTGCTGCGCGACGATGGCGACGACCTGCGGGCGCGGCCGCTCACCGAGCGCCGCGCGAGGCTGGAGCAGCTGTTCAAGAAACACCAGCCCGCCTCAAAGGCACTCTGGCTGACCGAGCAAGCGGTGGGCTCGGGCGAAAGCCTGATGGCCCGCGCGCGCCAGGAGGAGTGGGAAGGGCTGATCGTCAAGCTCGCCCGCTCGCCCTATCGCCCCGGCAAGCGCAGTCCCGAATGGATGAAGGTGAAGCTCGTCAAGCAAGACGAGTTCGTCATTGGCGGCTGGACCGCGCCCCAGGGCACGCGCGTCCACTTCGGCGCGCTGATTCTCGGCACCAAGGGCAAATCCGGCGCGCTCGAGCACGTCGGCGACGTCGGCACCGGCTTTACCGGCGCCGAGCTCGATCGGCTGATGGACCTGCTGAAGCGCATTGAAACGCCGACGTGCCCGTTCGCCACCAGGCCCAAGGTCAAGGCGACCGCGCACTGGGTGAAGCCAATCCTGGTGGCGCAGGTGCGTTACACGGAGATGACAGACGAAGGACGGTTACGCCATCCTTCTTACCTGGGCCTTCGGGATGACAAGGCTGCCAAAGCGGTTAAGGTGCCTACGGTGCCTAAGGTGCCTAGGGGGCCTAGAGTGCCTAAGGTGCTCGTGGAAAGCATCTCAGCGAACGACGTCGAGTCGCTGATCGATCAGCTGAACGCTCTTGAGAAGGCGCGCAAGAACGGCGCGTTGAAGTTGCCCGACGGCGACACGCTGGAGGTCACCAACCTTCACAAGATCTTCTGGCCGCAAGGCAAGCACACCAAGGGCGACCTGATTCGGCACTACGCGCGGGTGGCGCCGTACATCCTGCCGGTGATTCATAACCGGCCGCTCGTGATGAAACGATCGCCCAACGGCGTCGATGCGCCGTTCTTCTATCAGCACCGCGCGCCTGATGTTCCGCCGCCCGGTGTCCGCAGCGAAAGCCTTCCAGACGATGACGTGCCGTCGCGGCTGATTGGCGGATCGCTGAAGACGCTGCTCTACATGGCGCAGCTGGCGTCGATCTCGATGGACCCGTTCTTCTCGACCCTGGACGATCTCGACGCCGCCGACCAGGTGGCCATCGACCTCGACCCGCAACCCGGAGCCACCTTCGCGAACATTCTCGACGTCGCGCGCTCGGTGCAGGACGAACTCGACCGCGTCAACGTCCCCGGGTTCCCGAAAACCTCCGGCTCGGAAGGCCTGCACATCTTCATCCCGCTGCCGAAAGGCACGCCGTACCAGGCCGGCATGCTGTTCTGCCAGATCATCGCGACCATGGTCGCCACAAAGCACCCGAAGGTCGCGACGGTCGAGCGGTCGGTGCGCAAGCGCAAGGAGAAGACGATCTACGTGGACTACCTGCAGAACATCCAGGGCAAGACGCTGGCGTGCGCCTACAGCGCCCGCGTCAGCCCCTTTGCCGGCGTCTCGACGCCGCTCACCTGGAAAGAAGTACACGACAGCCCGAAGCCCCAGGACTTCACCATCGACACCATCGCGGCGCGGCTCGAGAAGGTCGGCGACCTATGGGAGAGCCTACGCCGGCACAAGGGCGCCAACCTCCTGGCCGCGATCGAGAAACTCAGCAAATGA
- a CDS encoding molybdenum cofactor guanylyltransferase, with protein MTVTGIVLAGGLSTRMGRDKVSLPFGTETLLERAIRIVGEVAGDVIVVARPDHATPPGIRVVHDPIANLGPLAGIAAGLSASHSDVNVVVACDMPLVRPEVLRRLIALREDADICVAVVDGHASPLCAVYRSSVAGVAQALLARGERRVMALLDRVQTKRVEAAMFRDLDPDLDSFVSCNTPEAYAAALVRLKADATPS; from the coding sequence ATGACGGTCACCGGCATCGTGCTGGCCGGCGGCCTGTCCACCCGCATGGGCCGCGACAAGGTCTCGCTCCCCTTCGGCACCGAAACCCTGCTCGAGCGCGCAATCCGCATCGTCGGCGAAGTGGCCGGCGACGTGATCGTGGTGGCGAGGCCGGATCACGCGACGCCGCCAGGCATTCGCGTTGTCCATGACCCGATCGCGAATCTTGGGCCCCTGGCGGGCATTGCCGCGGGGCTGTCGGCCTCTCACAGCGACGTGAACGTCGTGGTCGCCTGCGACATGCCGCTCGTCAGGCCTGAAGTCTTGCGGCGATTGATCGCGCTTCGCGAGGACGCCGACATCTGCGTCGCGGTCGTGGACGGGCACGCCAGCCCGCTCTGCGCGGTCTACCGCTCGTCGGTGGCCGGCGTGGCGCAGGCACTGCTGGCGCGTGGCGAACGGCGCGTCATGGCGCTGCTCGACCGGGTACAAACGAAACGGGTCGAGGCGGCGATGTTTCGCGACCTCGACCCGGATCTGGACAGCTTCGTCAGCTGCAATACGCCCGAGGCGTATGCGGCGGCATTGGTCCGCCTGAAGGCGGACGCTACACCTTCCTAA
- a CDS encoding TonB-dependent receptor, translating to MLLALAAASSTAVFAQAPTPPPQAPAQPPAKPAEAPIYEEQVVVTASKLEQQLVNAPATMTVVTTDVIASTPATNYAELFRSVPGVNLSQTSARDFNLTMRSATSTLATSTLALLDGRSLYLDFFGFVAWDLLPVNPSELKQIEVIRGPASAVWGANAMNGVVNFISKTPRELDGNSATITFGAFNGDAENGEKLGSSSMFGINGTHARAVNDRWAYKISAGGYTSDPFPRPTGAIPNGTGTQYPAFANQGTNQPKFDTRVDYDAPDGKYKLAMAGGYSGTDGIIHTGIGPFDMTGVGVTYGTMRYSRNAFKFNFFTNMLNGDASGLLAIGLDGKPILFNFDTKTYDLEVGNINTFGGRHVLSYGGNVRFNQFDLSIAPRGDNRTELGAYVQDEIFLNNLVRISLGARFDKYDNIEDPVFSPRVALILKPADDHAVRLSFNKAFRSPSLINNYLETAIVNQLNLGAINPALAGRVYNFPVLANGNESLVEESTESFEVAYTGVIKSRATVSAAVYFTTNRDEIFFTQVGRYRATAPPPGWPLPPVVLEVLPPACAPGQTCTTGGLPSEFSYRNLGTVKNKGFELGIDGAVSRALNLFANYSYQATPDPDFALSEVNLPPKNRFNAGLNFNEGRFLGNLSVAYVDDAYWQDVLDARFAGPTEAYTQFNGAFGMRFAQDKITATIKGINLTNQEVQSHVFGDIIKRQIIGELRFQF from the coding sequence GTGTTGCTTGCGCTGGCCGCGGCCAGCTCGACCGCTGTGTTCGCCCAGGCTCCCACGCCCCCCCCGCAGGCGCCAGCTCAGCCGCCGGCCAAACCAGCAGAGGCGCCCATTTACGAAGAGCAGGTGGTCGTCACCGCTTCGAAGCTGGAGCAGCAGCTGGTCAACGCGCCGGCCACCATGACGGTGGTGACGACGGATGTGATTGCGTCGACGCCGGCGACCAATTACGCCGAGTTGTTCCGGTCGGTTCCCGGTGTCAATCTCAGCCAGACCTCGGCGCGCGACTTCAACCTGACCATGCGCAGTGCGACCTCGACGCTCGCCACCTCGACCCTGGCGCTGCTCGACGGACGAAGCCTGTACCTGGATTTCTTCGGCTTCGTGGCCTGGGACCTGCTGCCCGTCAACCCGAGCGAGCTGAAGCAGATCGAAGTGATTCGCGGCCCGGCCTCGGCGGTCTGGGGCGCCAACGCCATGAACGGCGTTGTCAACTTCATCTCGAAGACGCCGCGCGAGCTCGACGGCAATAGCGCCACCATCACGTTCGGCGCCTTCAACGGCGATGCCGAGAACGGCGAAAAGCTGGGCTCCAGCTCGATGTTCGGCATCAACGGCACGCACGCCCGCGCCGTGAACGACCGCTGGGCCTACAAGATCTCGGCCGGCGGCTACACCTCCGACCCGTTCCCGCGCCCGACCGGCGCGATTCCCAACGGCACCGGCACGCAGTACCCCGCGTTTGCCAACCAGGGGACGAACCAGCCGAAGTTCGACACCCGCGTGGACTACGACGCGCCTGATGGCAAGTACAAGCTGGCCATGGCCGGCGGCTACTCCGGCACCGACGGCATCATCCACACCGGCATTGGCCCCTTCGACATGACCGGCGTCGGCGTGACCTATGGCACCATGCGCTACTCGCGCAACGCCTTCAAGTTCAATTTCTTCACCAACATGTTGAATGGCGACGCCAGCGGGCTGCTGGCGATCGGCCTCGACGGCAAGCCGATCCTGTTCAACTTCGACACCAAGACCTACGACCTTGAAGTGGGCAACATCAACACCTTCGGCGGCCGTCACGTGCTGAGCTACGGCGGCAACGTCCGCTTCAACCAGTTCGACCTGTCGATTGCCCCGCGCGGCGACAACCGCACGGAGCTTGGCGCCTACGTGCAGGACGAGATTTTCCTGAACAACCTCGTGCGCATCAGCCTGGGTGCGCGCTTCGACAAGTACGACAACATCGAAGACCCGGTGTTCTCGCCGCGCGTCGCGCTGATCCTGAAGCCGGCTGACGACCACGCGGTGCGGCTGTCGTTCAACAAGGCGTTCCGCTCGCCCTCGCTGATCAACAACTACCTCGAGACCGCGATCGTCAACCAGTTGAACCTGGGCGCGATCAACCCGGCGCTGGCCGGCCGGGTCTACAACTTCCCGGTGCTGGCGAACGGCAACGAGTCGCTGGTCGAGGAATCGACCGAGTCGTTCGAGGTGGCCTATACCGGCGTCATCAAGAGCCGCGCCACGGTGTCGGCGGCGGTCTACTTCACCACCAACCGCGACGAAATCTTCTTCACGCAGGTGGGCCGCTATCGCGCGACGGCGCCGCCCCCAGGCTGGCCGCTGCCGCCGGTGGTGCTCGAAGTGCTGCCGCCGGCGTGCGCGCCCGGCCAGACCTGCACGACCGGCGGGCTGCCCTCGGAGTTCAGCTACCGTAACCTGGGCACGGTCAAGAACAAGGGCTTCGAGCTCGGCATCGATGGCGCGGTCAGCCGCGCCCTCAACCTGTTTGCGAACTATTCGTACCAGGCGACGCCCGATCCCGACTTCGCCCTGTCGGAAGTGAACCTGCCGCCGAAGAACCGCTTCAACGCCGGCCTCAACTTCAATGAGGGGCGCTTCCTCGGGAACCTCTCGGTCGCCTACGTGGACGATGCGTACTGGCAGGACGTGCTCGACGCGCGCTTTGCCGGTCCGACCGAGGCCTACACGCAGTTCAACGGCGCCTTCGGCATGCGGTTCGCCCAGGACAAGATCACCGCCACCATCAAGGGGATCAACCTGACCAACCAGGAAGTGCAGTCGCACGTGTTTGGCGACATCATCAAGCGCCAGATCATCGGCGAGCTGCGCTTCCAGTTTTAG